In one Leishmania major strain Friedlin complete genome, chromosome 13 genomic region, the following are encoded:
- a CDS encoding putative AMP deaminase, whose translation MMEQQWHDILLHNDAGDAAFHKGAPLLLEALQIIGDVQSISAATRLGLHLRDAEQNSEMDQLVSTFTDKHMYRERAAHATAAAPLLKALVDFFQVCTPVSEAAAAVTPSLVAVPELDGLLVPSAVWRALSQTVAVPPQPQPHSAPPAEVATSPSSGDAVIPLASELRSHPLFSYKAFLVRLDRLSGLISDGEVFSACEPRIKVLQSRFSLYRAYNGGREDEYHPTFGGGDIKRAPKCDLRRVETCVSAASVVQFIEELRRDRPSYPLYTEDTIGEAHAKGAAPGDSDSSTASDTVSRISVEEAVRRFFGSGVAMSERVLTEEGLCLRPSYAADSEDRWLSLQQLADSGDNTRAVHASRLLRPVLSTSGGADGEGELLARLLQPILARVLTSGTCYDRLELELTVSGKDVEELPRLARWCATSGLLESCPGLFFRFHVVQDVYSAGTEGVPQQRGHHQQHATVAEGHGPSSASSSRASRSLFFGDVLHNIFSPIWEAYLAAAGAVGSGTDAPPPSTERRVAEMQSLLRRTTGFSVSLTNAAAVQEMPPTSSPSCQFPLPGSNSSGSEHATAATSLTPPDAFFVYHVWRNVQLVNVFLFASGEQEKPSTAATREAAAAAAKPAWDTRPAFTFTLHGGANSRTLFGESVLGLLLADAVVNPSTAFEWSPLTYLFMLSQRHIILTPSRNRCSSAAVKHTLNTTAVPLAVQAGLHVSVATLDPLFYDTTNDALGEELKELAKQRGLANADVTEMCLRSLEASSGCFTRVEQRHLFGYAWPHAQARYSQFSATQVSPLRLHHRACALEHELDVLFAAVRKGSSSGSSATTTTTTARLRAVCSRSDEARLRAVLFLPSAADDGSDPSATVYRRAASASTRALELEHDPALLVRLPSYQAHEAVMQYPRILISGPDRVGPSAAAKRLMAAMATREAYQQFVIRPEYVQRMQTPSPYGPDKKKGSQCNSTEALVLKWRDGVLNVEEKQPKQHNSRVGSVSASSPSALPTWAQFQKDTRMLRRLASADPTVAKYASKRLDMLESKYRLHAALTNDDEEDYTITTATATAAENAEGDSTEARARAAPTSRRCVVQPACGDAHNCVKVDVHCHMASGMTAKSLLQFMQRKIRDHPDDVVGVDSKTGAPITLVEFFDEVLGEQLKPKPSAVAQGDNSTAVRRAAPVFAAEGDEVVAAASAKAARVAHLLAGMPVAALQVHAGKATFHRFDRFNHRFSPMGMTSLRSLFLKTENFMQGRYFAELIRIAFKQNELEGGTFTENRLSIYGRHKDEWDRLSRWLVFHGLSHRTNSWMIQVPRLFHLYQRSGQLRSFQEMLTNIFEPLWHASLHPDKYPYLHFFLSHVSGFDSVDNESDREPDQTIDIPPAQWTSAENPPFAYYMFYMWINITTLNLYRAARGFNTFQFRPHAGESGDPDHMADVFLLADGIGHGINLDKRPVMQYLYYLTQIPLAITPMSNNTLFCRYKDHPLPNFLYRGLHVAIGTDCPLIFHRTEQPLLEEYGTAEALWNLSAADICELAANSVRASGFPASRKREWLGPLYHLRSVAGNDVARSHVPQTRCAFRYEAYMEEVTYLQNRAAREMSCRAMRTPLEEEVDIMDAVGISRGELLERRWNGAEIKEKQRCRPLVLAGVDERPARVAKTHDASHL comes from the coding sequence ATGAtggagcagcagtggcacgACATCCTCCTCCACAATGACGCCGGAGATGCGGCCTTTCACAAGGGCGCGCCACTATTGCTAGAGGCGCTGCAGATCATCGGCGACGTGCAGTCCATCTCTGCGGCGACGCGACTGGGGCTGCACTTGCGCGACGCAGAACAAAATAGCGAGATGGATCAGCTCGTCTCCACCTTCACTGACAAGCACATGTACCGAGAGCGCGCCGCGCatgcgacggcagcagcgccgctcttGAAAGCGTTGGTAGACTTCTTCCAGGTCTGTACACCCGTCtccgaagcagcagcagctgtgacGCCATCTTTAGTCGCCGTTCCGGAGCTGGACGGCTTGCTCGTCCCTTCGGCTGTCTGGAGAGCCCTATCCCAGACGGTAGCCGTGCCTCCgcaaccgcagccgcactcCGCCCCGCCAGCCGAGGTCGCTACCTCTCCGTCCTCGGGCGACGCCGTCATCCCGCTAGCGAGCGAGCTTCGCTCGCATCCGCTGTTCAGCTACAAAGCCTTCCTCGTCCGCCTCGACCGTCTCAGTGGCCTCATCAGCGACGGTGAAGTCTTCAGCGCATGCGAGCCGCGAATcaaggtgctgcagagccGCTTCAGCCTCTACCGCGCCTACAACGGCGGTCGCGAGGACGAGTACCACCCCACctttggcggcggcgacatcaAGCGCGCGCCCAAGTGCgacctgcgccgcgtcgagACGTGCGTGAGCGCCGCATCGGTGGTTCAGTTCATCGAAGAGCTGCGCCGGGATCGGCCAAGCTACCCGCTGTACACCGAAGACACCATCGGTGAGGCGCACGCGAAAGGAGCGGCACCTGGCGACAGTGACAGCAGCACTGCGTCGGACACAGTGTCGCGCATCtccgtcgaggaggcggtgcggcgcttcTTTGGCAGTGGCGTGGCCATGTCGGAGCGAGTgctgacggaggaggggctCTGCCTGCGCCCGAGCTACGCCGCTGACTCTGAGGACCGATGGCTtagcctgcagcagctcgcagACTCGGGTGATAATACCCGTGCTGTTCATGCGAGTCGGCTTCTCCGGCCCGTGCTGAGCACTTCTGGCGGTGCcgatggagagggagagctgctggcgcgtctCCTGCAGCCAATTCTCGCGCGTGTCCTCACCTCCGGCACGTGTTACGATCGGCTGGAGCTGGAGCTGACCGTGTCCGGCAAGGATGTGGAAGAGCTACCACGGCTGGCACGGTGGTGCGCAACGAGTGGGCTGCTGGAGTCGTGTCCGGGTCTGTTCTTCCGATTTCATGTGGTGCAAGATGTCTACAGCGCCGGCACGGAGGGAGTGCCGCAGCAACGAGGGCACCATCAGCAGCATGCCACGGTAGCGGAGGGCCATGGTCCTTCATCTGCATCCTCCTCTCGCGCGTCGCGGTCGCTCTTCTTTGGGGATGTCCTGCACAACATCTTCAGCCCCATCTGGGAGGCCtacctcgctgctgctggagcagtaggcagcggcacagacgCTCCTCCACCCTCTACGGAGCGCCGCGTGGCAGAGATGCAGTCGCTGTTGCGCCGGACAACGGGCTTCTCGGTAAGCCTcaccaacgccgccgcggttCAGGAGATGCCGCCGACTAGCAGCCCAAGCTGTCAGTTCCCGCTGCcgggcagcaacagcagcggctcagAGCACGCCACGGCTGCCACATCGCTAACCCCTCCGGACGCCTTCTTTGTGTATCACGTCTGGCGCAATGTGCAGCTCGTGAACGTGTTTTTGTTCGCCTCCGGTGAGCAAGAGAAGCCGTCAACCGCTGCCacgcgcgaggcggcggcggcagcggcgaagccGGCTTGGGACACCCGACCCGCCTTCACGTTCActctccacggcggcgccaacAGCCGCACTCTCTTTGGCGAGAGTGTTCTCGGCCTCCTGCTCGCCGACGCGGTTGTGAATCCGTCCACGGCGTTCGAGTGGAGCCCTCTCACGTACCTGTTCATGCTCTCCCAGCGCCACATTATTCTCACCCCATCACGcaaccgctgcagcagcgccgcggtcAAGCACACGCTCAACACAACAGCCGTTCCGCTTGCGGTGCAGGCCGGCTTGCACGTCAGCGTCGCCACGCTCGACCCCCTCTTTTACGACACAACGAACGACGCGCTGGGCGAGGAGCTGAAAGAGCTGGCAAAGCAGCGCGGGCTAGCAAACGCCGATGTAACGGAGATGTGCCTGCGCTCCCtcgaggcgagcagcgggtGCTTTACGCGGGtagagcagcggcatctcTTCGGGTACGCCTggccgcacgcacaggcgcgaTACAGCCAGTTCTCTGCCACCCAAGTGAGCCCCctgcggctgcaccaccgcgcctGTGCGCTGGAGCACGAGCTCGACGTGCTCTTTGCCGCGGTGCGtaagggcagcagcagcggcagcagcgcgacgacgacgacgacgacagcacgGCTGCGGGCGGTGTGCAGCAGGAGTGACGAGGCGCGCCTCCGTGCTGTTTTATTTCTGCCGTCTGCCGCCGACGATGGCAGCGACCCTTCCGCCACTGTgtaccgccgcgccgccagcgccagcacccGTGCGCTGGAGCTCGAGCACGACCCGGCTCTCCTTGTGCGCCTGCCCAGCTACCAGGCGCATGAGGCCGTTATGCAGTACCCGCGCATCCTTATCTCTGGACCCGACCGGGTGGGgcccagcgcagcagcgaagcgCTTGATGGCGGCCATGGCAACGCGAGAGGCCTACCAGCAGTTCGTCATCCGTCCTGAGTATGTGCAGCGCATGCAGACGCCAAGCCCCTACGGACCCGACAAGAAGAAGGGCAGCCAGTGCAACTCGACGGAGGCGTTGGTGCTGAAGTGGCGCGACGGTGTGCTGAACgtggaagagaagcagcCAAAGCAGCACAACAGCCGCGTCGGCAGTGTGTCTGCGTCGTCTCCGTCAGCGTTGCCGACGTGGGCGCAGTTCCAGAAGGACACACgcatgctgcgccgcctcgccagTGCCGACCCCACCGTCGCCAAGTACGCCAGTAAACGGCTTGACATGCTCGAGTCCAAGTACAggctgcacgcggcgctgacgaacgatgacgaggaggactACACAATCACAACGGCGACAGCAACCGCGGCTGAGAACGCGGAGGGGGACAGCACcgaggcacgcgcgcgggCTGCCCCCACGTCACGCCGCTGTGTGGTGCAGCCGGCGTGCGGTGACGCACACAACTGCGTCAAGGTGGACGTGCACTGCCACATGGCGAGCGGCATGACGGCgaagtcgctgctgcagtttATGCAGCGCAAAATCCGCGACCACCCGgacgacgtcgtcggcgtgGATTCCAAGACTGGTGCCCCGATCACCCTCGTGGAGTTCTTCGATGAGGTTCTGGGGGAGCAGCTGAAGCCGAAACCGTCGGCAGTTGCTCAGGGGGacaacagcaccgccgtgcgccgcgccgcgccggtcTTTGCCGCGGAAGGCGACGAGGttgtggcggcggccagcgcgaaggcggcgcggGTGGCGCACCTGCTTGCCGGCATGCCCgttgccgcgctgcaggtgcacgcCGGCAAGGCCACGTTCCACCGCTTCGACCGCTTCAACCACCGCTTCAGTCCGATGGGCATGACCTCCCTGCGCTCCCTCTTTCTTAAGACGGAGAACTTCATGCAAGGGCGCTACTTCGCCGAGCTCATCCGTATCGCCTTCAAGCAGAACGAGCTGGAAGGCGGCACCTTCACCGAGAACCGGCTGTCCATCTACGGCCGGCACAAGGACGAGTGGGACCGGCTGTCGCGCTGGCTTGTGTTTCACGGCTTGTCGCATCGCACGAACAGTTGGATGATCCAGGTACCGCGTCTGTTCCACCTGTACCAACGCAGTGGCCAGCTCCGCAGCTTCCAGGAGATGCTCACCAACATATTCGAGCCGCTGTGGCACGCGTCTCTGCACCCCGACAAGTACCCGTACCTGCACTTCTTCCTCAGTCACGTCTCCGGCTTTGACAGCGTCGATAACGAGAGCGATCGGGAGCCGGACCAGACGATCGACATCCCTCCTGCGCAGTGGACGAGCGCCGAGAACCCGCCCTTCGCGTACTACATGTTCTACATGTGGATCAACATCACGACATTGAATCTCTaccgcgccgcgcgcgggTTCAACACGTTCCAATTCCGCCCCCACGCTGGTGAGAGCGGCGACCCGGACCACATGGCGGACGTGTTCCTGCTGGCGGACGGCATCGGTCACGGCATCAACCTCGACAAGCGGCCAGTAATGCAATACCTCTACTACCTGACGCAGATCCCGCTCGCCATCACGCCCATGTCGAACAACACACTTTTCTGCCGTTACAAGGACCACCCGCTGCCCAACTTCCTGTATCGCGGTCTGCACGTGGCCATCGGCACCGACTGCCCCCTCATCTTTCACCGCACggagcagccgctgctcgagGAGTACGGCACCGCGGAGGCGCTGTGGAACCTGTCGGCTGCAGATATTTGTGAGCTCGCCGCGAAcagcgtgcgcgcctcgGGCTTCCCGGCCTCGCGCAAGAGGGAGTGGCTGGGCCCACTCTACCACctgcgcagcgtggcggGCAACGACGTGGCGCGGTCGCACGTGCCGCAGACGCGGTGCGCCTTCCGCTACGAGGCGTacatggaggaggtgacCTATCTGCAGaaccgcgccgcgcgcgagaTGTCGTGCCGCGCGATGCGCACACcactggaggaggaggtggacatCATGGACGCCGTCGGCATCTCtcgcggcgagctgctggagcggcgcTGGAATGGGGCCGAGATTAAGGAGAAGCAACGCTGTCGGCCGTTGGTGCTTGCCGGCGTGGATGAACGTCCAGCACGCGTCGCGAAGACTCATGACGCCTCCCACTTATAA